The following proteins are co-located in the Cryptosporangium phraense genome:
- a CDS encoding NAD(P)H-dependent oxidoreductase subunit E, with the protein MTVRRIVAAHAGWRGPLLPVLHALQDELGYVPPDATPILAHELNLSRAEVHGVITFYTDFRTAPAGPRTVRICRGEACQAVGASALVEAAGDRAGHVFCFGNCALGPTVEVDGRVLGRVTPEKLREVLP; encoded by the coding sequence ATGACCGTGCGCCGGATCGTCGCCGCCCACGCCGGGTGGCGCGGCCCGCTGCTGCCGGTGCTGCACGCGCTCCAGGACGAGCTGGGGTACGTGCCGCCGGACGCGACCCCGATCCTGGCCCACGAGCTCAACCTGTCCCGGGCCGAGGTGCACGGCGTGATCACGTTCTACACCGACTTCCGGACGGCGCCGGCCGGCCCGCGCACGGTGCGGATCTGCCGGGGCGAGGCCTGTCAGGCGGTCGGCGCCTCCGCGCTCGTGGAAGCCGCGGGCGACCGCGCCGGGCACGTCTTCTGCTTCGGCAACTGCGCGCTCGGCCCCACCGTCGAGGTCGACGGCCGGGTACTCGGCCGGGTCACCCCGGAGAAGCTCAGGGAGGTGCTCCCGTGA
- a CDS encoding 2-dehydropantoate 2-reductase: MKIAVLGAGAIGAYVGAALHRGGADVSLIARGAHLAALRRDGVRVHSPRGDFVARAHATDDPREVGPVDYVFLGLKAHQYATCGPLIEPLLGPSTAVIAAQNGIPWWYFHGLRGHPLEGRRIEAVDPRGAVSHVLPVERAIGCVVYCSTEIESPGVIRHLEGTRFSIGEPSGAISDRCRAFADAMVDGGLKCPVEPDLRDDIWVKLMGNVAFNPLSALTRATMVDMCGHPGARSLVASMMAETIAIAEATGCHPSVSIERRIEGAARVGHHKTSTLQDLEAGKELELEAIIGAVVEIAELTGVPAPTLRNVYAAVDLLARTMAMAG, translated from the coding sequence ATGAAGATTGCCGTGCTCGGCGCCGGGGCGATCGGCGCGTACGTCGGAGCGGCGCTGCACCGCGGGGGCGCCGACGTCTCGTTGATCGCCCGGGGCGCCCACCTGGCCGCGCTGCGGCGCGACGGCGTCCGGGTGCACAGCCCGCGGGGTGACTTCGTCGCCCGGGCGCACGCCACCGACGACCCCCGCGAGGTCGGCCCGGTGGACTACGTCTTCCTCGGGTTGAAGGCCCACCAGTACGCGACCTGCGGGCCGCTGATCGAGCCGCTGCTCGGCCCGTCGACCGCGGTGATCGCCGCCCAGAACGGGATCCCCTGGTGGTACTTCCACGGGTTGCGTGGGCACCCGCTGGAGGGCCGCCGGATCGAGGCCGTCGACCCGCGCGGAGCGGTCTCCCACGTGCTGCCGGTGGAGCGGGCCATCGGGTGCGTCGTCTACTGCTCGACCGAGATCGAGTCGCCGGGGGTCATCCGTCACCTGGAGGGCACCCGGTTCTCGATCGGCGAGCCTTCGGGGGCGATCTCCGACCGGTGCCGGGCGTTCGCCGACGCGATGGTCGACGGGGGACTCAAGTGCCCGGTCGAGCCGGACCTGCGCGACGACATCTGGGTCAAGCTGATGGGCAACGTCGCGTTCAACCCGCTGTCCGCCCTGACCAGGGCGACGATGGTCGACATGTGCGGGCACCCCGGGGCCCGTTCGCTGGTGGCGTCCATGATGGCCGAGACCATCGCGATCGCCGAAGCCACCGGGTGCCACCCGTCGGTGTCGATCGAACGGCGCATCGAGGGCGCGGCCCGGGTCGGGCACCACAAGACGTCGACGCTGCAGGACCTGGAAGCGGGCAAGGAGCTCGAGCTCGAGGCGATCATCGGGGCGGTCGTCGAGATCGCCGAGCTCACCGGCGTGCCGGCGCCGACGCTGCGCAACGTGTACGCGGCGGTGGACCTGCTGGCCCGCACGATGGCGATGGCCGGCTGA
- a CDS encoding OFA family MFS transporter, producing the protein MSTSEKPAESETAPPGGFREVKDVNGRIYRVGETDRQIMGRSRRWMVFLPWVAMMAISSSEYAFSSAEETLSGAHGWHGAHIFWLLGVWIFFQAAVAFPVGELRERGTLSARNAMLIGACGTVLGYLALAYAPNVWVAYLGFGLFGGCGAGAVYATCVNMVGKWYPERKGGKTGFVNGGFAYGSVPFIFLFKNYMDVGNLGGILTAVGFGLAITVALVGFFFVDPPKNWWPPHVDPLRAAADDPRIRRSLLKNPPAVKQYKPSEAIRTPVLPLMWFCLLCTAGINIFGIAFQVPFGDEMGFAGGIVALAMSLKAIINGTGRGVIGWISDRYGRRQTLVIVCIVLGGAQYAVYFSGSIGNMPLFLLASMVSGFGGGAIFPLFAAMTADFFGENNNASNYGMVYSSKLVSGLVGSGLGAVVVAAWGYGGAFILAGTIGLATAFLAMLLRQPGRDLRTTSQESLALSA; encoded by the coding sequence GTGAGTACTTCCGAAAAGCCCGCAGAATCGGAGACGGCACCCCCCGGTGGGTTCCGAGAAGTGAAGGACGTGAACGGCCGCATCTACCGCGTCGGCGAGACCGACCGGCAGATCATGGGCCGTTCACGACGGTGGATGGTGTTCCTGCCGTGGGTCGCGATGATGGCGATCTCGTCGTCGGAATACGCGTTCTCCTCGGCCGAGGAGACGCTCTCGGGTGCGCACGGCTGGCACGGCGCGCACATCTTCTGGCTGCTCGGCGTCTGGATCTTCTTCCAGGCCGCGGTGGCGTTCCCGGTCGGGGAGCTGCGCGAGCGGGGCACGCTCTCGGCCCGGAACGCGATGCTGATCGGCGCGTGCGGAACCGTGCTCGGCTATCTCGCGCTGGCCTACGCGCCGAACGTCTGGGTCGCCTACCTCGGGTTCGGCCTCTTCGGCGGCTGCGGCGCCGGCGCGGTGTACGCGACCTGCGTCAACATGGTCGGGAAGTGGTACCCGGAGCGGAAGGGTGGCAAGACCGGGTTCGTCAACGGCGGCTTCGCCTACGGCTCCGTCCCGTTCATCTTCCTGTTCAAGAACTACATGGACGTCGGGAACCTGGGCGGGATCCTGACCGCGGTCGGTTTCGGGCTGGCGATCACGGTCGCGCTGGTCGGGTTCTTCTTCGTCGACCCGCCCAAGAACTGGTGGCCGCCGCACGTCGACCCGCTGCGCGCCGCGGCCGACGACCCGCGGATCCGGCGCTCGCTGCTGAAGAACCCGCCCGCGGTGAAGCAGTACAAGCCGTCCGAGGCGATCCGCACCCCGGTGCTGCCGCTGATGTGGTTCTGCCTGCTCTGCACGGCCGGCATCAACATCTTCGGCATCGCGTTCCAGGTGCCGTTCGGTGACGAGATGGGCTTCGCCGGGGGCATCGTCGCGCTGGCGATGAGCCTCAAGGCGATCATCAACGGCACCGGCCGGGGCGTCATCGGATGGATCTCCGACCGGTACGGCCGGCGGCAGACGCTGGTGATCGTGTGCATCGTGCTGGGCGGCGCGCAGTACGCGGTGTACTTCTCCGGCTCGATCGGCAACATGCCGCTGTTCCTGCTGGCGTCGATGGTCTCGGGCTTCGGCGGCGGCGCGATCTTCCCGCTGTTCGCGGCGATGACCGCGGACTTCTTCGGCGAGAACAACAACGCGTCGAACTACGGGATGGTCTACAGCTCGAAGCTGGTGTCCGGCCTGGTCGGGTCCGGTCTGGGGGCCGTCGTGGTCGCGGCCTGGGGCTACGGAGGGGCGTTCATCCTCGCCGGGACGATCGGCCTCGCCACCGCGTTCCTGGCCATGCTGCTCCGGCAGCCCGGCCGGGACCTGCGCACGACCAGCCAAGAGTCCCTCGCCCTGTCGGCCTGA